The DNA segment tgaataattgaaaaaaaaaacattttaacattttttattgtaaatttaatacaaaaattagagttattatattttgaaattaaatttaatataaaataaaatgaataacactatatatatatatatatatatatatatatatatatatatatatatatatatatatatacactaaaaaacaaattaaatatctGGTTTTGCCCCCGTACCTAGTTAAATCAGAGATTTTCCACCCAGTAGACTAGGTCGAGAACCTGTACGTATAAATTTTTTTGCCATTCCTAAACATGTATTATCAAACTCAAGACCTAAACTGTAATCCTCTTAGCTCACAATGTTGTCAAGAAAGAAATTATATCTCGAGGAATATCACTACATTTTATGCATCCAACTCTAAAttcacaaaataatatatatatatatatatatatatatatatatatatatattttaagacAAAAATAAGGAGAATTTAGAACTAGGACAACTAGATAAAATCCACAAAGAGATGTAAGAAAATTTCTAGTACAATAAGAGTATATACTTTATTTGTTCATATTAGAAATTTCagtatttttcttattatagtAAAAGCTATACTATTTTTAAAAGTACGTTGAAGTGGCAATCAATAAGTGAAGGGTAGAATGAAAAGTTTTCTATGCTCACATGAAAAATGTTTCAAGAGATGAGTATAGCCTAAGATGCAtgtaactattttttttcttttgctaattcttataaatagaaaaatctaaaaatatttacattttatagtaaaaagttaaaaaatgttTTGTTGTGTTGGAATTTTTTGCTATAgagtgtaaatattttaaatattttttatatttaaaaaggcccatttttttaaaaagaaaaaaggcgaaattataacaaatattgTTGAGCTTtgtcatttgtttaaaaaatatccctatatttttaaaagttggcATATTACTTGAACTTCCATACACATTTCAAAATTAACAGAAAATACAAATCCTTTAGATATTTGAACAAAAATCGAGATTTAGATTTGTCTGACAACGACCTAAAAACAATGTAATAATCTAAATTTTCAGGTTATAGGTCAAAGACAAAGTTGAAGGACGGCTTTTATGATTtatcaaaaaaaagaaaaaagaagaaaaaaggaaaattacaaACCTCATTAGGAAGGACATGGCGCTTGCCCCCAAGACTTGAAACAGGCGGTTTCAAGACCCACAAGAAGGAAAACCCAGAATTTACAAGTCCATAAGCAATCTCATCTACCTGTTCTTGTTTCAGATAAACAACACTCCCAAACGACACATAAACCACTGACCCTTTTGGCTTTGAGTCTAACCACTCCATACATTCATCAGTTCTCAAACAATCCCCCGAGATCCTCGTTTTAATTTCACTACAATGTTTGAACAATGGCCCCACCGCCTTAATCGGAAAATTTTTCGACATAAAGTCCACCACCTCGCTCTCGAGCTCCTCAAATGTATCGATTAATATACAAAAGGGCTTCGAGAGGCTCAAAAACTGCCCCAAAATGGCTTTCCCAATGGCATGAAGAGAGTTGTTTGGAAGCAAGAAGCTTGGAATTTCGTCGTGCTTTAGAAGAGGCAAAGAAGGAATTTGAACGTCGAGATTTGGTTGGGTTTCAGAAGGGAAAGGGATTGAGCCATTAAAATGGTGGTAATAAATGGAAAAAACGGCGCATGATTGGACCCAAAAGACAGCGGAGGCGATTCCGAGTTGGTCGGCCACGTCACACACCCAAGGCACAAAAGGGTTTCCAATAACACAGGAGACGGCTGGTCGGTTTTCtttggtttggtttttcaaGATGTGGAGTAGAGAAATCGAACCTAGACTCTGGAGCTGCGGCATGTATTGGTCGAAGGAGAGGGAGGTAGAAGGGGCGGACTCGTTGGTGCGGCCATCGTCGAAGAATTCGAAGCGGAGAAAGCCGTGACCGAGAGGGGTCGGTGTGTCGGAGATGCTGCCAGCCTTCTTCATGTCGCGGCCGAGGTAGGCTGTGGTGGAAAACGTGACAAGGAGGCCGGAGGCGGCGAGTTTTTTGCCAAAGCGAAGCATGGGGTTTATGTGGCCTTGGCCAGGGAAGCTGACGAGGAAGACATGGGGGAGGGAATCCATGGTGGAAGTCATTGGTTGTGTCTGTTTTAGGATTTTTGGTTTGCTGAGGTTTGAGGAAGATGGGATAGAGTTTTGTATGCTGGATGGGTTGGATTGAAAATTGTTTGCATTTTCATATTTTGAAtaagacaatttttttaaaaaaataatatttgaatgtaTTTTAAGATGTACACATTTCTATGTTTTTCCCTCCAATCACTcatactaaaaaataattatttttttaaataaataagaataatttGTCATTTGTCACATTATTGATAGGATAATTTAATAAGATATTTCCGGACCTAAGTATTTTTCTTTGAAGTAGACAaactcaatttcttttaatagaTTATTATGTGATCCAACGTTTAAAACGTTGGCATGAGTGAAATGTGAGAGACAGAATTTATGGAAAGTTGATAAAAATAATCTCTATCATCCAGGGTTTAAAGGCGTTGATATCAATGAAACGTGAGAGATAGAATTTATGGAAAGTtggtaaaaataatttataaaatgtggatgtcaattatttttaattttataaaatatcaatGTGTGTCGAtgaatatttttcaaaagattgGACATATTTCTTTAGGATTACCATCGATCGGAATTGTGGAAGTCTCACATTTTTAGAACATCAAATTTCAATGATGATatgtattttttgaaaaaaatttcaagtattataaaaaaaattcagggCTCCTTATGTATTTAAGCAAAAACAAccaaacttaaaattaattacaaatatagcaaaatttaccTCCAATCTATTGAAAATATCACTATCTAAACCCTAAGCTTAAAACTCATTTCTAGGCTTTTATCATATCTATTAGATTAGTGATGTataatgatagaagtctatcagtgattcTATTACTATCATTAATGgatagtgatagaagtctattactgatataattattttatttatttttttatttgtatgagGTTTTTGTTTAGTAATAAATTGATTGCTTTGTCTTTATATGTAACCACCTTGATATTTGTTTTCAACAGAGTCTACCAATAATAATAAGCATACTGCACATATAATTTGATCAGAGTCTATCAGTTACATACTATTATAAAAAATCAATCATTAACTTATAATTCTAACAATTGTACTTCTACATACTTCTATCATGGTCTACTAACATACTGTTAGATATCTATATATACTTCTATCagaatctatcattaataattCTATCTGTcatatttccttttttaaaaatatttacttatgattctattattgatacttctatatatatatatatatatatatatatacttctaTCATGGTCTATTAACATATTAATTGTAGAAATTTAAATCCACCGGTAATGTCCATTTGAATTATACACTTACATAAAGaagataaataaaaactaaattaaagaaGTTAAAAAGGGAAGTAGGAATTGAAGAAGAATAGTAAGCTAAGGGTTAAAAGGGGAAAATATTAAAATGCAAGGGTGTgtctttctattaaaaaaaattgaacttgaagtaaaaataaatacatatggCTCCATTtagtaacaattttgttttttatttttgtttttgaaaattaagtttatggacactacttccatCTCTAaacttcttcctttgttatccacttttcaccaatgatttaaaaaaccaaaccaaaatttgagaacaaaaaaaagttttttttagaatttggaatttggctaagaattcaactattgtacatGCAAATCATAGTAAGAAATGTGAATGGAATATgcgtaattttcaaaaataaaaataaaaaatcaaatgattatcaaacgagactTAAACAAATGAGAGTGTTGATAATTCAGTCGAAATATATTTTGAGAAGCGTGCTATAGTGGCATGTGTTTGGGTTTATTGGTGGGGTATTTTATGACCTAGCACGtggcaaagaaaaaaaaaatataaagaaaaattaaactaaGTACATATTTTCGTCCGATGAAGCCAAGAAAAAGGACCGAGGAGGAGTTATTGGTTTAAAAAAGGGGAATGAGTGGAAATGATGTTGGAAGAACATGGGTGAGAATTGGGCGGCGATTGGAAACAAATTGATGTGAGCCTTTCAAGGTGATTTGAGAGTTTTGGTGAGGGAGTGCATAGCAAGCTGGAGGTTATGGTTATTGGAGCCATGAAGAAGATGAGTAAAAAAACAATGGAGGAGTTATGGGAGTTTTGTCAGCTGGGTTTGAAGGAGAATGAAGGTTTAGATGGAGAGAGCAAATGTTATTAGTTAAATATTATgacattttatgaaaattatgatGATGTATagttttaaaagaattgaaatatTTCCAAAATAGGTTTACGAAATTTTCAAGTAAATTcacattttaatatgatttgatgttttaaaagtattttagaaaaaatgcGTTTTCATATGAAATTCTAGATTTATAAAATATTCATCAAGAATAATCATGATTTTAGAATGATTTATGAATTATGTGAACATAGGATTTTCAAAAGTGACAAATTTTATGTATTAAGTTTGAAGTGCTTTTCAAACCACTAAATCATTGTACCCATGATGATTTTTCATTACACTATCTCAATTCGTTTTCATTGTGGACCCACTTTGACACACACATAGGCTTTGGACCGTGTATCAGTATGTTTTGTCTTGTGGGGCTGCTCTGTGTGCACGTATGACCACGTTTGCTCTACTATTTACTTGAGATTACTCCATGGATAGTATGACCACATTTGCTCTACTATGAATCTGGAGCTTACTCGATGTATAATATGACCATGTTTCTCTACTATATACATTGAGTTCCTCCGTATATAGTATGACTACGTTTGAGTACAAGTTTGgtgatgtatttttttttcaagttcgTGTTTATGATGCAATATaattctcatattttatttgtaCGACACTTCTCAAGTTTTTCATATGCTCAAGATTAATATATGTTTTCAAGacctcaaatttatatttagtaTGATTATAGTTTTCTCAAGTTATTTTCCTAGAAAATTTCACCATTCACTGGGCATTTTTAGCTCAATCTTTCCAAAATGTTTGTTCACCAAGTTGCTCTTGAGTTTCATTAGGAATTAATGCATCAGAAGCTACCACCTGACTCACCAATTTGTTGCTACATGTAGGTAAACAAGGTATTTAGTTCAAGTTAAGTTTCAAGTTCAAGGCAAGTTTGACAATAGACTCCACTCTACACTCGGGGTTTTTTGTCATCGTAGTCCGTCCTAGGGTAATCTGAGGTGGGGTTTGACACAACATATGAAACACTAATTTTGAATCTTAGTGATAGTGTTCTAAGGCAGATAACCGAAGAAGAAACAACATGCAAGATTTAGATCAAGTTAAAAGAGTTGCACGCAACAAGAGATCTCCCAAACAAAATGTACTTAAAGGAAAAATTCTTCACCTATAAGATGGATCCTTCTAAATCTTTATCAGACAACCTAGATGAGTTCCAGAAGATTGCATCTAAATTCAAAAGTCTAGGTGCAAAACTAGGGGATGAAAATAAGGCTTATGTATTTCTAAATTCCTTACCTGAATCCTAAAGAGAGGTGAAGAGTACATTGAAGTATGACAGAGAATCAATAACTGAAAATTCATTAATATCAAACcttaaaataagagaaattgAGCTGCAAGCTATAAAGAGGGATCAACCCAATGGAAATGGCCCTTTTGTGAAGGCCACACCTACTtctaattaaaacaaaaatggaaaaacaacaGTCAAATGAAGAAGCAAGTCAAAACAAAAACTGGGGTGTAAGTATTGTAAAAAGAAGGGTCATTTGATCAAAGATtgctttattttaaaaagaaaaaactaagaaaaagaaaaagatgccAAGGGCAAACAATCTAAGGATCCCTTGTTGAAAGCTCCTAATCTACACTGATGCTCTagtaaaacatgattgggtgcTTGATCCCGAATGCATCTACCATATGACACCCTTCAAATCTCGTTTCAACACTTACATAGAAATTAGTGGTGAGTCTACTTGGGGAATAATAAAGCATGTCAAATTGCTGGTATTGATCAGTTACATTGAAACTAAAAGATGGGATAATAAAGCTACTAAGGAATGTAAGGCATGTTCCTCTTTTAAAAGGAACCTAATTTCCCTAGGAATGCTTGACTCTATAGAATATGAATATAGGGGAAAAGGTGGAAGTTTAGCGGTCCTAAAGGACTCTAAGGTAGTCTTGGTTGgagaaaaggtaaatgatctgTTCATTGTAAGAGGAGTTCAAATGCTAAATGAAGCTAATATAGTAACTTCATCAGATTTGACTGAGGCTAACCTATGGCATAAGATGCTGTCACATATTGGTTCTAAAGGACTTGAAGCCTTATCAAAATAGGGCATTCTAcctaaaaaaaataagcaaGGAACAGACTTTTTGTGAGCAATGTGTGTTGAGGAAAGCCAAAAGATATAGTTTCACAAAGGCACAACATTCTACTAAATGGCTCCAGGTATATCTTATCCTTAACTGATgatttttaaagataaatttggatttactttctaaagagaaaaatttggttttttgaaaagtaaggaaTGAAAACTAATGATAGAAAATCAGACAACTAaggaaattaaatatcttagggCTGATAATTGTTTGGAGTTTTGCGGTGCCAAATCATTTGAGAAGACCATCAGAGTACTCTTCGATGACCCTTTTAAAATGCCCTAACTACTTTCACTTGTGCATTGACAAGTCAAATCTCTAATCCTTGCTCCATATCTACCCACACATTTTGCCTTATGTTGCAATTTTTCTCCatcggtattttttttttccaaatctgTTTTGATTTCATATTGTGCATGGGAGTCTATTTAATGTTTTATAAAATCTTCTGGAATTGTTTTCAAAAGTTGAATGTGGTTTTTGtttctatattttaatattttttggaATATGTTATGTAACTTGTTAATTTATACTTATGTGGAAGATATGAGAATGGATCCATAGTTTGCATTGGATATGATTTTCAATTGCTTGACTTATAGGATacattaatgagaatcaaatttcaGTTTGTTAGAGAAGTTTAAAAAACTTCTTGTCCCTTCCTCTTCAAAAGAATATGACTAGAAAGATTGTTGGATCCTTTTCCAATTTTGAgagtgcttttttttttccttccataTTCTCTCTTTGATATTACCTATAAACCTTAACATACAAagagttcaaattaaataataacaataaataagaatttagggttttttaCAGGATGAAATGTGTTGGGTTATTCAATATTCTCTAGGCCAGTTACTCAAGATCAATATTGagatgatgaagaaatggcTGAGAAAGACTCTGTCAAATCCTCAATGCtagatactcgatgcttgatgcgAATTTCCTCTATTCTTGACGAGTTTCTGTTCAATCCTCGATGGAACTCGATTAATGTTGAACGATACTCGATCTTACTCGATGAATCTTGATATTTACTCTGTATGACTCAAAGGTAGAAATGACTGATTCGAAGCTACTTGATAGACGAAATCGATGCACGATTCAATTCAATACTCTGGAATTTGATACGATTTGAAGGCAAGATTGTTTTGCACGATTTACAGAAAGATTACAGTCGATCGAACAAAGAAGATAAatacaagaagaagaaacacacaggtttacgtggttcggcccAGATGCCTACGTCCACAGGAAGATTTAAGTTGTTTTTGACTTAGAAGATTGCGTACAACTTGtttgtttacaaaaaaatagaaaatgatgaACTTGCTCTATTTTGTTTTCTGATTAgtggtatttataacatataccaATAGACCGTTACAAAATAaagttatgaaaaaaaaaactagctgaggtatttgagtcacgacttcttcaaattctccaccttgactttAATGCCTTGCAATCTTCTGATCTTCCTAATTCTAACCATTCTGTTTACCCTGTGTCTGGAAGATCGAAACCAACATGTTCTAGACATTTAACCATTTTAAGCTTTGAAACAAGCTTTGTCAACATGTCAATTGCATTGTCTGATGTGTGAACCTTTAGGATTTCTATTTCCTCAATCTCTACTTTATCtctgatgaaatgatactttatATCAATGTGTTTAGTTCTAGTATGGTATTGTGGATTTCGAGATAAATGGATAGCACTTTGGTTGTCACATTAGAGTTTTACCACTCTTTGATCTATTCTAAAGTCTTTCAGTAATCCCTAAAGCCACAATGCCTCTTTAATTGCTTCTATCAAAGCCATATATTCAGCTTCTGTTGTAGATAAGGCTACTATAGGTTGTAATGTTACTTTTCAACTGATTAGATTAGGACCATAAAGGAATATGTAACCTGTTAGGGACCTTCTTTTGTCCAAATCACCAGCATAGTCAGCATCCACATATCCACATAGTTCTAAGTTTGGTTCAGCTAATTTTTGGTAGACTAGTCTTgagtttttagaccaaactaAGTATCTTAGGATTCATTTAGTAGCCTTCCAGTGTCTCTTACTAGGgttagacatatatctactaacAAGGCAAGTTGAATATTAGAGATCAGGTCTAGTAGAAATCCCTAAATACATTAGGCTTCCGACTTCTTGACTATAGGGTATGACAGACATTTGTTTTTTATGTTCCTTGTCAGAATCTTTAGGAGAGTTAGCTAAGGATAGCTTAAAGTGCTGAGCAATAGATAAGCTTAGAGGTTTAGCATCACTCATATTGAACCTTTTTAGGTTTTTCTCACAATAGTTAGATTGATCGATGCTTAGAACAGACTCCTCTTTGTTCTTTAGGATTTCAATTCCTAGGACCTTGTTTGCTTCTCTTaagtccttcatatcaaactcccTTTTTAAGAGGTTTTTAACACGGGTTAGATTTTCCTTCGACCTACCTGCCAgtaacatatcatccacatatatgagTAGGTAAACCGTATTCTTATACCTGTACttacataaacacatatgtcAAATGAACTTCTTTTCAATCTAATGctagaaatatagtcattgaaCCTTCTATACAAGCACCTAGTGATTGTTTTAACCTATAGATTGACTTGTTGAGTAAGTAATagagatttttttccctttaactTTAAATCCTTTAGGTTGCGTCATATAGATAGTATCTTCTAGATGTCCACGGAGGAAGGCTTTTTTCACATCTGGTTGATACAATTCTAAGTTATTTTGAGCAACTAAGGATAAAAGAAGTCTTATGGAGGTTTGTTTGacaattgaaaagaaaatctaTGAGTAGTCTATTCCTTTTCTTTGAGTAAACCCTTTTACAACCAACCTTGCTTTATaccttggtttttttttttttttttttttttttttttttttttttttttctttcacagGATGCACCTTCCTTAAGTTTGAAAACCCATTTAGAGGTAGCTGGTTCATAACCCTTAAGCAGAGGAATTAAAGACCAAGTGTCATTCACTTTTAGTGAATGCATTTCCTCATTCATAGCTTCTATCCAATCCCTTGCAACAACACAACTTATAGCTTCCTCAAAGGTTGTTGGTTCTTGATTAGTAGGAGCCACAGCAGCATTTAAAACCAAATTCATATAGTTCATTTCAGTATATCTAGCTGGAGGGGTAATGGTTctcctttgtctatccctagctaagACATATTGACTCAAATCAGGCTGCTCATTTACAGTCTCCTCTTGTTCCCCTGCATCTTCCTTAACTTCTTCTGTGTCACTAGGTAGGTTAGATTCTATTGATTGCTCAGTAGGTAACTTCACCTCAATTCCTGTGGTGGATGACTCGCCTTCATCTTCAAGCCTTTTCTCCTTTTGCATAAATATCTTCTCTTCTCTAAAAGTGGTGTCTCTACTAATTACGAACTTCCTCTCTACTGGATGCCACATTTTATATCCTTTGACACCC comes from the Benincasa hispida cultivar B227 chromosome 5, ASM972705v1, whole genome shotgun sequence genome and includes:
- the LOC120078254 gene encoding gallate 1-beta-glucosyltransferase-like — its product is MTSTMDSLPHVFLVSFPGQGHINPMLRFGKKLAASGLLVTFSTTAYLGRDMKKAGSISDTPTPLGHGFLRFEFFDDGRTNESAPSTSLSFDQYMPQLQSLGSISLLHILKNQTKENRPAVSCVIGNPFVPWVCDVADQLGIASAVFWVQSCAVFSIYYHHFNGSIPFPSETQPNLDVQIPSLPLLKHDEIPSFLLPNNSLHAIGKAILGQFLSLSKPFCILIDTFEELESEVVDFMSKNFPIKAVGPLFKHCSEIKTRISGDCLRTDECMEWLDSKPKGSVVYVSFGSVVYLKQEQVDEIAYGLVNSGFSFLWVLKPPVSSLGGKRHVLPNEVKEKAGERGKVVQWSPQEQVLSHPSVACFMTHCGWNSSVESISSGVPVVAFPQWGDQLTNAKFLVDVFGVGLRLSRGAGEDRLIKRDEIKNCLKEAMEGPKAVEIRKKALERKIAAEKAVAEGGSSNRNIKYFIDEIRKRSLGCCRNLQVCPSTT